The window AAATATATTCTCTAAAAACGTTTGCCGTCATTTAAAAGCATTTCTCAGTCTCAGACAAGGCCTTAAAGAAGAGAGAGCTAGCTAGGGCTTTCTTGAGTAAAATTATCAAAACAATCCATCTTAACACGTTGATATGGTTAACGTGAGTAACACTCAACCACACAACACGTTTGTTGCATGTTTTGGATTATGCAACTGGCACTGAAGAATTTGGGATTACTTGTAAGTTCGTGCATCAtagaaagacaaaaagaaatcaAGAGCTcgtgttttctatttttttttgtgcgtGGAGGTTGCACATGGCCTGCAGCGgttgttgaatttgaatatGTCGAAGTCTTTCAGGACAAGTTGCCATTTTGCTTTCCTTGATTGGAATTTGGGTACAATACAAGGCGGTCTACATCACGGAGTATGGCATCCGTAACAAACCTAACTCGTAACAAACCTATCTAACTCCCACCTATTTCGGAGAGAGCTGTGCTAACTGTTCGAGCATTAAGCAATTTAAAAGAACAATCAAACGACACCAAACCCCGGGAGATgtacaacaaacaaaaatttcGTTTCAGTAAAAAGAATATCACGCAGAGAACAACACAATTCGACAACCACGAATCTTCGGTTTGTTTGCCATCACCGGCTGAGTTTTTTCAGGCTTGTTGGTGCTTCGATTGTACCACAATCAAGCAATGATCCGCTCAGCGAGCGGTGAAGCACCAACATGAAAGTCAAGAACTGTCATAAAACAAAGGATATATATGTTAGATCGCTTTCTCTACTGGGGTAAAAGGTTTTTATGTCGTAAAATAAAACTACATGCCCACTGCCAAAAAGAGGGTCAAAACAGTTTAATTTGTTAACAGTTATAGTTAATTTGAGTTTGATTTTGAACTCTAGGGAATGGTCAATCTATTCAACACAAAAAGTTGAAATACAAGAGTTCATGGTGCTTGTATGCAGAGAATAATTTCATACCTTTCTCAAGCTATAAGCATCAAAACTGCACGGCTAGTGAGTTCTATCGTTCAATGGGGAGAACAACATCAAGGTTCTTCGCAAGTTGCCAGCCTTTGGGATAAACAAGACTATGAGCTTCCAAATGAAGATGCCAGTTCATTACTTTTGAACAGCCGGCTGGGGTACCTTCCATTTCACTCTCATCTTCCACAACTTGTTCGATAAAAGTGGTCTCCTGAAGATGAAGGGGGAGAGAAATGTCAGTGCTTGAAGATACAATAAAACATTGCCAATCACAAGTACGGGAACATTTCGGATGATATGAACCGTACTTGGAAACCCTCCTTCACTGTATCTAATTGTCGAATTGGAGCAGAAGTGGGGCGGTGCCATCTCTTTGGATCCCATAATATTGTGCTATTAAATGCAAACCCTGACATATCAACATGAAACCTACGAAGTCTTTTGCTTTTCTCATTTGTGTGCCATCCGACTACTTGGCTCCGATTGCATACTGGACCTTCCAATATCGCCTTGTTTTTGCTTTGAGCTAACATAGCAACAGGCCAAGTTCCAAATCGgcttcaaaacaaataaaacacaaattagCTATTAAACTAGTGTGATAAATGAAACTAAATTCGCATCTTTCCAGCTGAACGACTTAATTTAGTAAAAGAGACCAAAATTTGGATGAAAGAAGTGGACATTATGTTCCACCAGATGACAAACAAACAGACAAATGTACATGAAACTGGTGAACTGTACATGTTCCACCAGGACCACTACCTAAAGTTAGTAATACTGGCAAATCGTACATCTTCGCTTGAAGACGAGAATAACCAAATTTAAACTGGGAACAATATTCTAAGGCATTTGATTATGTAAATCTATCAACAAATGAGAATTCCCACCAAATGTAGTTTAGTGAAGTGAAAGAGTTGCCAAGCTACGATTTTGAATGTATGAAAATATTTGGGCACAATCGAATCCAAGGATCAACAAGGAAGACATGGCATCTAAAATGCAGGCAGAACCAAGTAGCTGTAATTGTTAAAATTGCACTAGCAGACACATTCAGAACAGAAATCTCGAGAAAACCATCATTCTAAAACAAGCATATGAATCGAAAACAAACACCAACAACAGAAAATGTGACTGAAATGAAGCTCAATTTCGAAGATAGATTAGATACCTAATGTCTCTCAAGCGATCAAACAAGTCGAGGGAGTATATATTATCATCGTCTGCAAAGTAAACAATGCCATCAAGCCTATGCCGCTCAATGTGCTCCAAAGCAGTGTTTCTCTGATAAACACCCCGGTCCTTGGCCCTAGTCGAATTGTTGCCGCACACCAAATGCCTATACATCACGCCGCTCTTCCTCAAAATCTCCGCCGTCTCCATCGACGCAGCGTTGGTCTCCACCACAATCCAAAGCAGTGGCCGAGGTACAAGCCCCAGCAGCTGCCCCAACCTGTTTAAGAAGTAGGCCTGCAGTGCGCGGTTGTACGTCGGCGTCACAATAATCAGCAGCTTCCTCGGCACCAAATCCACCCTCCTCTCCACGACGCCGAGCCTCACGTCGACGAGATCTTCCCTCCGCTTCACTGTGCGATCCGCGTTGTCGGTGTCGAACTGGACATTCCTCCGTTTCTCTGCGCGATCCACGTTGTCGGTGTTGAACTGCACATTCATCCGTTTCACTGCGCGATCCGTGTTGTCGGTGTCGAGCTGGACATTGACGTGCGGCACCTTGATGTCGAAATTGAAGCTCCGACCGCGAATCTCGTCGTCGTCAACGTGGCCGAACGGCAATAGGCCGAGTAAAAAccctaagaagaagaagagcaagCACCTGTAGAATCCTCGACGCCATTGCTGGCCTTTGCGATTAGGTCGGTGAAAGAGAACACCCGCGACGAAACTCCGGACGGAGACGGAGAAGGCGAGAATCGCCGACGGAAAAGGCGGCGAGTATCTGGAGCTGGAGAGAAGCTTCTGCGACGGCGATGGCACTGAAAATGGAGAGCCGCCTCCGTTCACGTACGGCCGGTCTTGGAAGGCTGGCGATAGAGTTCTCCGGATCGACGCCATTGATCGATCTAGGATATAAAAAAATCCTCAAGGTTTCCACGACATGATCGAAATCGTAATCCCTCCCCCAAAATCCACAGAAAACGATTCGACACtcgaaaaattgaagaaaaaagttcaaaaattgGGGAAAGTAAAATCGGGTCGGACTTTTGTCAAGAAATGGTAATCGGGTCTTATGCGGTGGACAGAGAGAGTGTGCGGGCGGGGGAGGACCGGAATGTCAATGGTGTATATGCGAGGATTGTGAAATAATTTGGACTTTAGAAGAAGCACTTTTGCAGAAACGGGAGCTGGGTTTTGGTTAAGCACTTTTGAAGCAGTAGGGAGAGAGAGGTTCGGGAGGGTTTTTACCGCCGACGGGGAGTGTGCTGTCGCTTTTTAGATTGGCTGCAGACCGTGGACCcaatttcttttagtttaagCTACGCGTTGGGCCGCCATTGAGGAGTCAACACGTGTCCAGCCGTGGTCCAATGTGTCCATTTCTTGAGTTGTTGTGGTTTGGTGGTATTTACCCATGGCAATTGGTGGTAcactagtgtgtgtgtgtatatatttactCTAAGGTACGGAGCAGATCCAATTTATTTTATCTCTACATCCCATAATTCCAAAACTAGCACACCAGTACATTCCTCCATTATTTCTGACAAAACCCATCCAAATAATAGCAAAATATTCTCCCGTGTTCATCAACGAGTCAGCTTGTTAGAAACCCTTATCAGCCCTCATTTATAATTTCATCGTAGGTTTTCAGCTGATATGTTTGCTTGTTTGAATCATTATCTGGGAGTTAGCTACttgcataaattattaaaactAACAAGTTAGCTTGCTAGAAACCCTTGTTGCTATCTCATATAAATAGACACTGACATggaagctttttttttattcccatATTGCAGgaatttgttttatgtccaacaAATTGGAAGAAGTTTTCTCCGAAATGAGGGTTGCTAAAGGTTTCATGCAACAAGAGTTTCTAGCAAGCTTACTTGTTGATGAACTCAGGATTATATTTTGTTGTCATTTGGGTGTGTTTCATGGGAAATAATGAAGGAGTGCATATatgtgccattttttttttttgagttattGGGTGTTGAGATAAAAACATCaatagttattttattttattttcttattcttatttatttacgGGCAAACTTGAAACTTTAGTAGAGAAAATTGTTCAGTTGGGTGTAGAAGTAGGATAGTTGGgtccaaataatttttttttttcttgaattgtTGTCGTTTGATGGCACTTACCCATAGCAATTGGTGGTACACTAGTATTTCAATTTAATcccaaatataaataaatatatatataatatactttttgaaaaaaaaattaaaagcattaCTCTAAATAACTAAATCGAAATGATGTCACAGTAACGTATTCATTGTAATTAATGGAAAAGGATCATCGCCGAATCATTTTCTTGGAGATCCTAAGGATCCTGCAATCatgaccgttcatcgtacattgtgcagtcagttttcgtttgatactatttatatttaattttaaattttaaattttgaaatgatttatgactgcacaatatacgatgaacggacacgattacgggatccctaggatccccaggaaaaggatccgatgaggatccttttctgtaattaattaatctcattGGTAGAATAATTGGTATAAAGACTATTTAAAAAGTTTCTAAAAGACACTAGGTGCTAGTTGGGCGGCGGGTTGGGgccgcccaggggagtgatccttatatgtatattcccatccctacctagcacgaggccttttgggagctcactggcttcgggttccatgggaactccgaagttaagcgagtagcgcgcgagagcattcccaggatgggtgacccatcgggaagttctcgtgtgagttcccaaaaacaaaaccgtgagggcatggtcggggcccaaagcggacaatatcgtgctatggtggtggagcgggcccgggaagtgatccaccccgggccgggatgtgacatagcGCCTAAACAGCTAGGCGGGGCCTAGGCAGATTAtgttaatttattatatttcgtataaataagtgtcagtttatacttaaaatataaacaatttcatCATAAGCTAGAAAATAGAacgacatatatatatatatattatgaagtattggaacatattgaaaacataggaaacaaacatataatatgtgtttatttaagtcTACAATaagtcttttacaatttattgaaaaaaaaatgtaaaatgaaggttatctattttctgtttaagtgaaTCGCGATTTAGGCAGGTTTGGGCGTGTTAGGCAGATGCCTAGGCAGTCTAGGTGAGCACCTCAGCAGGTCTAggcgtcatttcttaatttttaaacaccTAGACATTAATCGGGACGGTGACCAGCTACCTAGCCCCTAGGCAGGGCCTAAACAacaaatttttagaacagtgctaTTTAATACTCCTAACCGGATTTTGTTTGTTAAGGGGAAATCTAGAAGTTTGATTTTCTTTCCTTGAAGAAGGGAAATTAAATTCTATTTAGTGGAAAGTATTTGTTGTTGCATATATAATTTAGTAAAAGGTTTGGTCTTGATAGTGTGAATTACTCACATTGATTCATCTGTTGGAcgttttgatttaaataatgaATCATGATCCTtgtcggattctctttgtgaggatccgtcaatcatatttgtttattgtacatcatacgattaaaaattattttaaatttatttattgaaaattaaaaaaaaatagtacatgAGAAAAATTGACTGCACGGtgtacaatgaacggacacgattcacaAATTCGAAAAGGATCTTGTTGGTAAATAATGACTAGCCTCTTGCCACACGCATACGCATGTGACAATtagctatttttattttttatttgaaaaaacaaaaaacagaaaaaataaaataataatatatctaaaaaaataataaagttaGTTACTAACCACTTTGTGGGATTCTAGGGATCCCGCAATCCTGTCCGTTCATTGAATATCatgcggtcataaatcatttaaaatttaaaattcaaatataaatagtacctaacgaaaactgaccgcacgatatacgataaacagacaCGATTCTTGAAtccctaggaaaaggatccggtgaggatccttttcctacttTGTgggttggtttttttattttattatttattattttcttattttatttgaaaatttaatagGAGAGGGCAATTTTGGAATTATGAATGTTTCGCTATTTTTGCCTTTTCAATTTATATGTACTAGCCTTCACGCGCGTgcagaagacattttttgaatcacagcaTGCTACGCGCGACTTACAtgtattaaatatatttatatgcgtaaattgacaaaaataaagttaaatatttgaagtaaatgaataattttagatcatgctagaaaaaacccctcataaaccaattaaagcagctgaattcacataataaaatcgatttctatagaatttacattaagaataaagaaaataatatttaatagataattgattgaatcacattattgatagcccattgtgaggttaagcctaCCTCATcccctttagtatagataatatcgtttgttaaaaaaaataatcatttgacaattaatttaatcagaTTATTATCCGCATgcaaaagaccttttttataaagaaaataatattgaataaataactgattgaatcgcattattgctaacctattgtagggtactaataaaaaaaaaaaactttacaaATTTATTACCTGCACTACGCACCTctcaagatgttttgaacacaatattcatcattttccttattttttattatattttatgatgatcaaattaccaaattacccttgcattatttgatatattatattaggctgcttttggatttttttggttgaggggtaattttgtcctaATATTTTTGTCGAATGGCATGACCCCAAATTTTTGTTGGCATGCGTGACCCCATTGGGGCACTGGCTTTCTATTATATAGATAGTTACTATGATACACCCATTTTTCGGTAATATGAGATATTTATGCTTGTGGATCACCCTCATTAATTAAGTTGattcttgttaaaaaaaattaatctagatttataatttgacaaaataaatattGACGCAACATGAGCGCAAGGTTACAAGCGTATGCTCTCAAAGAACTAAGTTTTTTGGAGTCCACTAGAGTTGAgagaaaacccaaaaggataATAGACTAATTTTGAATTGATCATTCCAATGGCAATCAAGAGGCTTATGGCGGAAGCTATGGTAATACTGCAAGGCTGTACGCTGGGGCGGTACATGGGGTGGAATGATATTATCATTGAATCAGATTCTTTGGATTCAGTCTCTTGTCTCCGGTATTTGAATACGATGGGTAGTTGGGAAGCTTTTCCTATTTTAGCTAAGTGCAAAGGTTTGGGGAAGGCTTTTCATGACTGCTGCTGGTCTTGGATTCCAAGATCGGCCAATACGGCAGCGGACATTTTGGCGTCGCGGCAATCTAGGGAAGTATGTGATTATGTTAGGGTCAACCGACCCCCATCTTCCCTTGTACATATTCTGTGTAATGATGgtcttccttgtcctccttaGGCTCTTAGTGGGTAGTGCAAGGAGTGACACTTTTAGCATTTGATGCGGTGTCATATGTACCTCCTTGTATTGCTCTTCTTCCTTTGCCGTAGCTGGCTTGTTTGCCTCGAGGTAGGCTTTCTTGTAATCTTTGGCATCTTTGCCCGGTTATTGCATTTTCtagttctccaaaaaaaaaaaaaggcttaacTTAACCCTCGGGAAGTTAAGGGGAGTATTaagaaaatttgtaaaaaaagttttaggaaagagtaatgctaagtagattaaatttacaaactaaatgtgtcaccaataagaaataagcacgttaatcaatacttaagtaataatctcataattaacttccatgtcatttagtttacaaaattttgtctataaatttagtctccctagtatTACCCTTTAGGAAATGTAGAGAAGTAAATTGGACGTTAAACGAAAAGTTcgatttttattataaatgatCTTGGATGACTAAAATCATTGGCCCACAGTGGACCTCGAACGCCAAGTCTTTATTTTCCCGTCCTTTTGTCTTCATTTGGTCTATTTCGACTTCAATTCACTCGGCCATCTATTATACATCAAATAATTATGTGACGAATATTACTCTGCCAATAGAAGAACACCCTTTTGAAGTTAAAATTGGTGCTGCAAGGTCTGTTACAATGGAGTTGTAAGTCTGATTCCAATTCGAGTATAAAGGTGCGAGTGGAGTATCAGAAGCAAACCTTTGATGGGGCGCTGATCCGTGCCAAGGAAGGACGATGAGATAAACTGGAAAGCTAAAAGGACGGTTCAATGGCTAAATGTGGGCATACTACTGAAGAACCCTACGAAATGGAAACATATAGTCTTGTGCTCGTCCCAAAAGTGATGAACCTTACAAAAGTAACACATTTGCGTCCTATCTCTTTGTGTAATGTTATTATATGTAAGATTATTTCGAAATAGGTTTTTGTCACAAAGTCTCTGAAATTAACCTATCCTATCAAGATGgtcattaaaattttaaaaatcgatcaatgtagtccctgaaattgaatgtcgcaaatcaatgtgattATTCCGTTACAATTCCgttaaaaattctattaaatACTGATGTGTCAAGTAATTGGGTctcacaagtctaattaaattatataaattaaaaaatatttaaataatgaaaaaattatttttatttctatataATTATAAGCttgaaaaaaagagaagaggatGATTTCCCCTTCCACCCCGACAACCACCACCCTACAACGCCCACCGCACCTCGTCGCGTCGACAACACCAGGGAGGTTTCAATTTGGATTTATCGCCACCGGCAAGCACGAGGACCGTGGGAAAGGAGTGCGACAGTGACGTTTGAAGGGGAGGAGAGCCCCCACCCCACCATGTCGCCTGCACCTCCGGGTTAAAGTAAAACCGGAAAGGTTTCGATTCGGATTATCGGCACCGGCGAGTGTGAGGACTGCGGGAACGATGGTGCGACAGGGGGTCGAGCAACACCGGGGATGTTTCAATTCACATTAAATTATTATTGTGGTTAACATTTGATTTGGTAATTAACTCATTCAACTAATCGAGTTTGCTGGTTTAGTACCGTACGAGAAAATATGCCCGCGAGTTGCCGCGGGACTTGAATGTATTAGGCGCAATAGGCATGAATAGTTTctacaaaaagcaactaaaaagACATAGCACCTAAGAATCAATGAACAATTGGGACATCTTACTCATATGTGAGTCTCAATCCCTAGTGAACAAAAGTActatttcttcttcaaattgaatcGAAATCATTGATCAAGCAATTAAACATTCCTACTGGCAAATAATTGACCCCTAAGAGTTGAGCAGATATATAGTGACTGGAAAAATACAAAGTGAGCACCAATGATACTGCACCAGTACAAAGAGCATCACTCTTCAGCTAATCTAGCTTGAAATGATGGGGAAAGAACCTTGACTAAGATGTTCAATCACTGAGACAACCCAAATGAATagagaaaaacacaaataataaaCACGGGGACAAAGAACCTGAGAAGTAGAAACAAACTTCTATGCACAAAAAATTTGTGCAAGTAAACAAACATCCAGTTGTACTGAGGCTTTAATGATCCATGTTTAATAATATAACTTAAACCCAACcatgaatttacaaaaaatttagGTAGAATTATTAACATAactcagaaaaaaaaagactcAACTTTGCAATTAAATTTCTTACATAACTTAAACCCGACAAATTTAACTAATTAGATTCATCCACAAAATAGATTTTAACATAACCTCAAAGAGTTTCTTCTAACCAAGTAAACCATTACCCAACAAAAAACATGTAGACAAAGCTCTTATCAAAATCATAATATTGTAATGAACAGGAACTTCGCTACACACATTTCCAAAACGAAGGAAAAATCTACTTTGTAACTTAACTTAATATACGAAACCACCAATTTAGTCACCTAAAATTCATaaccaacaaataaaacaactCCAAATCCTCAGGTTTACACATGTATGAGCCAAAGGTCAAGTttttacaaaataatcatcccACAATATGAAAAAGCAGAtcgaaaaatttaatttttgaacaGAAATAAGCCAAAGGTTCAATTTTTACAGACACGGATCATTTTATACACAATAAGCatacataaaaacataaaacttgaCAAATTTTCATTAACTTATCAACCAATACAAAGAACTTAGTGGGTCctgatgaatgaaaaataattcagaattgtttttacatttttattatattCTAAGTTTTTCACGGAGCCAAATTAAACCAACAtgcttaaaagaaaaaattgatacCTGTAAGGCTGGAGACTGCTTTCAAggcctttttattttctctgtCGTTATGTAAATCCAATTTCACTACCACCTTCTgcagaaagaaaacaattttcaattaacaaattgttttgggagagaaatggaaattcattaatacaaataCCAATACCGATTTCTGGGATTTTAGGGTTCTGTTACCCTTGCAACTGAAAGCCTAAAAATGCCAAGAAGCTTAAGcataaaaaatcatattttcaacaaccaaaacccaaCGTCGATTTAATCATAAacgaaagaagaaattaaaatctaaacaaagtcacaaattaacgaattgaaaacccaaaaaaaaaaaacataaaataaaaataagcaaCTGACCTtaaaacaaagaataaataCACAGAACAGAGAAGAGTAcccaaaatgagagaaaatgaaacaaatatatagagaGACAACCATCCCCAAAAACCTGACCTAACTGTACTAAGATATATGGCCAATTAATTGTTCAACCGGTAATGGATTGCTGGATATTCTTAGCTGCCCTTGTAGTTCTTGTTTGTCATATTCGAACACAACAcaggaaaaataaatataaacacaaaGAGGGAAGAAGATATAAGACAATTACCTATTTAGTGAGTTCTTAGACCTATTTAAAGagtcactggaatgaaatgaagCCAACTCTGCAACAGAGAAGCAAACTAAAAGTCAAAATCCAGAAATTCAAGTTTAactcaaatcaaatataataaCCAATTAAGTGAAACTTTGCTTGCTATATATGGATATGCATGCTATAAGAAACCATTCATTTGTAGATCATATAGCATCATCAGTATTATACTCATTGTTTCATGTAATAAGCCTACTACATGGGGAAAACACAGAAAAAGGAAAGTAGAAAAGTAGAAGACATAATACTTGAGTATTTGGCAGAAATAGttagcttttgaaaaaaattgctgAACTGTGTTACAAATTCAATCGTTAGAGTTGTTAAAATTCACTTTCATCTGTACAATTCAAACTTCCACACATGTATTCGTACAGTTTACCAATTGGCACACACTGCTAATTGCCAATATAGCAAGATAATGAATTCCGTTAACGAAAAAAAGGATATGCAACTTAACTTACCATGCCAAAGAAGCTCCATAAGAGTTCAAAAATAATACTCACTTAAAACAATGAGTACATTCTAATccaacaaatactaaaacagAAAAGTGCCAGCATAACGACTTGGCACGTTAACCTTTAGGACATCTAAATTATCATATAATTTCCAATAGGTCACTATAGATTTTAGGGGCTCATAAACAATTAGcctaatctttttctttcatcttggcctataaatattaaaatgcaACCAAATCTTCAATGTCAAAAATGAGAAGATGACTTTGACTTCTTT of the Pyrus communis chromosome 1, drPyrComm1.1, whole genome shotgun sequence genome contains:
- the LOC137709214 gene encoding probable beta-1,4-xylosyltransferase IRX9H yields the protein MASIRRTLSPAFQDRPYVNGGGSPFSVPSPSQKLLSSSRYSPPFPSAILAFSVSVRSFVAGVLFHRPNRKGQQWRRGFYRCLLFFFLGFLLGLLPFGHVDDDEIRGRSFNFDIKVPHVNVQLDTDNTDRAVKRMNVQFNTDNVDRAEKRRNVQFDTDNADRTVKRREDLVDVRLGVVERRVDLVPRKLLIIVTPTYNRALQAYFLNRLGQLLGLVPRPLLWIVVETNAASMETAEILRKSGVMYRHLVCGNNSTRAKDRGVYQRNTALEHIERHRLDGIVYFADDDNIYSLDLFDRLRDISRFGTWPVAMLAQSKNKAILEGPVCNRSQVVGWHTNEKSKRLRRFHVDMSGFAFNSTILWDPKRWHRPTSAPIRQLDTVKEGFQETTFIEQVVEDESEMEGTPAGCSKVMNWHLHLEAHSLVYPKGWQLAKNLDVVLPIER